GTTGAAGAATCGGCACCAGCTAAAATATCTACGCCGGCATCGTGAAGTGCCTTCACTGTTTCCAAAAGATATTCTGTCTTCCCTTGTGGATAAGAATTGATGTGTTTATAAAGCGCGTTTATCCATTCTTCACTTAATTTAGAGCGTACACGTTCATCTTTGGCGAACTCAGCCGCGTCACTGTCTCCTATTGTGGAAGCGCCAGCGACAATAGTGGGGCACACAAACACTCCTGAATTTACAATAGTATCAATGATTTCTTTAGTATAGGGCTTGTCGATGAAAATATGCATTAATCCGTCTATTCCAGCTTTAATCGCACGTTCAGAAGCTTTAATAGTCATTGTATGGGCAACAGCCATTTTCCCAAAACGATGAGCTTCGGCACAAGCAGTCGCAAGCACTTCATCAGTAATGTCAGGTGTACCCGGCTTCCCGAACACCGTTCCGTCCTCAACCATAATTTTAATGTAGTTAGCGTCTTGCTCTACACGCTTTGCCACAACTTTAGCAGCCTCTTTAGGAGTTGATGCAAACTTAATTGCCTCGCTCATATCAAAACCCTGAGGCATCTTAGGAATGGCGTCTTTCGGTATAAGCTCGTGGGGGTGACCTCCTGGAGCAGTAACTGCAAAGAATGAGCTTAAAGCATCAGCTATATCTCTGCGCTCATCAAGCACTCTTTTCTGCTCTTTTGACCAATACCCCTGCATGATATACACGGTAGTAACACCAAAAGTTAAGGCAATCTTCCGACTTTCAGGGTTAGCATGTGTATGTGCGTCAATTAAACCCGGAAGCAGCGTACATCCTTTCGCATCAATAACTTCTGCGCCATCAGGAGCAGGACCTCCAACGTTGACAATCTTTTCTCCTTTGATTGTAATTGATTGCTTTTCGATAACACATTCGCCATCAAAGATTTTTACGTTGGTAATGAATGTAATTTTGTCTTTACCCATATTAATTACCTCTTTTCAATAATATTGTTTCGGATTAACCCCCTGATTTTGGACAGAATCTAATAAATTCTTCATTTCTTAAATTCTTCATTTCTCTTAAATTTAGACCCTTATTTGAATATTTGTTAGGTTTTCTCCAAAATAAAGGTTATAAAATTCATGTGGAGCCATAAATCTTAAACTTGAGTGTAATCTCCTATTATTGTAGAATTCCATAAATTCATTTACTATTTTATATGCTTCCGCATAGCTTTGAAATTCATTAATTCTTAAACACTCATCCTCAAGTATTCTGTGAAATGATTCTATATGTGCGTTTTTATTTGGTGTCTTCACTGGTATTCTCTCATGTTCAATTTTAAGTTCTTCACAGCATTCATCAAATTTATGACTTATAAACTGAGGTCCGTTGTCTGTTCTTATTACTGGCTTTTTAGAGTCTTCCTCAAACAAGTTTCTTCTTATTAAGCACTTTCTAAGTAGTGCCGTAGCATCTTTAGCCTCACAGTGTAAACCCATGTGGTAATCTATAATGCTCCTATCAAAGATATCAATTAAATTTAGTAAGTAGAAGAACTTATCTTTGCCTTCTATGTAGCCATATTTTATATCCATTTCCCATAGTTGATTTGAGCCTGTTATAGTTCTGTTGACTGCAATATTTCTCTTTATTTTAGCTTTAATTATTCTCTGGTCTTTAAGTATTCTCAGTTCCTTGCAAAGCCGATAAACCTTCTTATGATTAATCACAAGAT
This genomic interval from Clostridium kluyveri contains the following:
- a CDS encoding amidohydrolase family protein, whose translation is MGKDKITFITNVKIFDGECVIEKQSITIKGEKIVNVGGPAPDGAEVIDAKGCTLLPGLIDAHTHANPESRKIALTFGVTTVYIMQGYWSKEQKRVLDERRDIADALSSFFAVTAPGGHPHELIPKDAIPKMPQGFDMSEAIKFASTPKEAAKVVAKRVEQDANYIKIMVEDGTVFGKPGTPDITDEVLATACAEAHRFGKMAVAHTMTIKASERAIKAGIDGLMHIFIDKPYTKEIIDTIVNSGVFVCPTIVAGASTIGDSDAAEFAKDERVRSKLSEEWINALYKHINSYPQGKTEYLLETVKALHDAGVDILAGADSSTPDVGGMVPGASLHHELQLLVKAGLAPIEVLRAATSVPARRFGLIDRGRIVDGARADLLLVKGDPTSNISDTLSVQSVWRQGVRLTII
- a CDS encoding IS3 family transposase (programmed frameshift), which codes for MKGKSYTKELKEEVLREVKEVGNVSLVSRRHGISKSTIFTWIKNSKDEIKVKPGRKALVEGEKELENELTEVTKENDQLKKLLGEKDLEIAILRDLNKKIKPSIKEKVEIAKKYIEQGYNAVFVLKVVKLGRSTYYYNLSVEGREKARPKGGKPKGYSINRDGEKVCDDQIKEFILEAIDGDAINYGYRKITYHLRKYYNLVINHKKVYRLCKELRILKDQRIIKAKIKRNIAVNRTITGSNQLWEMDIKYGYIEGKDKFFYLLNLIDIFDRSIIDYHMGLHCEAKDATALLRKCLIRRNLFEEDSKKPVIRTDNGPQFISHKFDECCEELKIEHERIPVKTPNKNAHIESFHRILEDECLRINEFQSYAEAYKIVNEFMEFYNNRRLHSSLRFMAPHEFYNLYFGENLTNIQIRV